The region TCGCATCGGCCTCAGCCTGACGCACCTGTTGCTGCTCCGAGTCATCCAGAGCGCGATATGTCTTCACCACGGCAGCCATGCTCAGCGAGTCTGGCGACCTGGGCACAGACAGCTCGATATTGGTCAGCGTCACAATCCGCGACAGTTGAGCTACGTCGCTCACAAAGGCAGACAGATCGTGATAGCTGCCGGTGATCCGGATATCGATCGGCATTTCCGCAAATTCAGCGGTCTTGGTTTCAGCCTGCGGACGGAACAGATCAAACTGCAGACCACGACCCACGCCGGCCTGGTTGATTTCAGTCAACAGGGTTTCCATTTCAGACTTGGTCGGCAGCTGACGCAGCAACACACCGAACGAATCCTGGATTTCCTTCAGTTGCTGCTTGTAGGCTTCCAGGTTCGCCGCTTTCTGGGCTTTGTCCAGATACTGCGTCTTGAGCGCTTCTTCCTGCTGCTGGCCGGCGGCCAGTTGATCCATCTGATCACTCCAGAGCAGGAAATAACCTGCTACGAGAACGACCACCACCAGGACAACAACGAGGCCGATCTGCGCCGCACGCGGCCAGTTGCCCATGTCCTTGGGGTCAAGATTGCGCAATTCATCAAGGGTCATTTGGCACCTCCGGGCGCGGATGCGGGACTACGTGCAGCAGCCGGGGCAGATGCATCATCCTTGGGGCGGGCAAGACGTACGGTCAGCGTGAACTCGGACAAACGCTGATTACCCACTTGCGCGGCCTTCACTTCAATCAGCGTTGGCTGTTCGAACACGGGCGAGTCAGCCAGGTTACGCATGTAAGTTGACACGCGCGCATTGGACTGCGCATAACCATTGAGGTTAAGCGTCATGTCGTTCTGCTTGACGTACTTCAAGTAAATGCCTTCCGGCGTCTGACGGGTGAGCTGATCCAGCATCTTCACGTCTTCAGAACGGTTAGCCTGCAGGCGTTCCACCACTTTCTTGCGGTCGAGCAGTTGCTGCTTTTCCTGCTTGAGCTTGTCGATCTCGGCAATTTGCTGATCCAGCTTGGCGTTTTCCTGGGCCAGGAACTGGTTGCGCTCATTCTGGGTGTCAATACGCGACTGATAATAGAAATAGCCAAGGGCCACCACCGCAGCTGCGGCAGCAAAAGCGATGCCCAGCATCGCCATATACCGGTTGTGCCGCGCTTTGCGCGCCTCTTCCCGGTGCGGTAACAGGTTAATGCGGATCATGTCGGGTCAAACCTCCGCATGGCCAGACCACATGCGATCAACAAGGAAGGAGCATCCAGCTGGATCTGCTTGCCACGCACCTTGCCCGTCGCCATGCCGTAAAACGGATTGGCGCGCATGGTGCTGGTCACCTGGGTACGGCTGGACACCGCATCATCAAGACCGTGAATGGCACTGCAACCGCCGGCCAGCAAAATGTGATCGACTGTGTTGTAGTTGCTGGATGTATAGAAAAACTGCAAGGAACGGGAGATTTCCAGCGCCATGGTATCCATGAACGGCTGCAGCACTTCAGGTTCGTAGTTTTCCGGCAGGCCGCCCTGTTTCTTGGACGTTTCCGCTTCTTCGGAAGACATGTTGAATTTGCGCTGGATTTCCTGGGTCAACTGATTGCCGGCATACGCTTGATCGCGGCTATAGATCGATTGACCGTCCTTGAAAATGTTCATGTGCATGGCAGTCGCGCCAATGTCCACCACGGCCACAATCTGGTTGTCGCCATTGTTGGGCAGTTGCGGGCGCATGAGCTCGAACGCAGCCTGGGTGGCGTAGGACTCGACGTCCACCACCAGCGCCTTGAGGCCGGCCAGTTCAATGGCGGCCACACGCTCTTCCACCTTTTCTTTCTTGGCAGCAGCGATGAGTACCTCGTTTTCTTCCGGCACATTGGGCGCAGCGCCCAGCACCTGAAAGTCCAGGTTCACCTCATCGAGCGAAAACGGAATGTACTGGTTCGCTTCGGTTTCAACCTGCGTTTCCAGATCGCGTTCGGACAGATCACCGGGCACCAGAATTTTCTTGGTGATGACGGACGCTGCCGGCAAGGCAATCGCCACGTTTTTCAACCGGGTCCCCATCTGCTTCCATGCGCGACGCACGGCCTCACCCACTGCTTCCATATTGGCAATGTTGCCATCGGTCACAGCGTCTTTCGGCAATGGTTCGATCACATAGCGCTCAAGGCTATAGTTGCGCCCGGTTTGACCCAGTTCGACCATCTTGACGGCCGAGGAGCTGATATCCACTCCGATCAACGGCGGCGCCTTTGGTTTGAGAAAGTCGAGATTCAACACAATTTCCTTTTAAAAACAGGAAAGTAGGATGGTATGCTGTCAGAATGCGTGAAAATCCTAACAAGCTGCGGCCAGACCTGTAAAGAAGCGCCTGGTATTTACGTTTATTTTTGCAACAGGCTGCGTATATCTTAAAAACTTTGTAATGCAGCTTTTAATGAAGAAAATGACAAAACGAATTCTGCTAATTTGCCTTGGCATCTTCTCCGGACTTATTCTTTTTGCCGTCGGTCTGGTCTTTTTTGCCGTCCTTCTGACCTACCCCAGATTACCTTCACTTGAAGCTTTAACCGAGTACCACCCTAAAATCCCGCTGCGTGTATATACCGCTGATCAGGTGTTAATCGGTGAATTCGGCGAAGAACGCCGCGCATTCGTACCGATAGACCAGGTGCCCCTCATCATGAAACAAGCCTTGCTGGCCGCAGAAGACGAGCGGTTCTACCAGCACGGCGGCGTTGACTACATGGGCGTTGCACGCGCAATGCTGGGGAACATGATCCCCGGACATGTCCAGTCCGGCGCCAGTACCATCACCATGCAGGTGGCCCGCAATTTTTATCTGTCCAACGAAAAAACATTAACGCGCAAATTCAACGAAGCACTGCTTGCATTCAAAATCGAACACAATCTTTCCAAAGACCAGATTCTGGAACTTTATCTGAACCAGATTTATCTCGGTCAGCGTGCATACGGTTTTGCATCTGCCGCACAAACTTATTTCGGCAAAGACCTCAAACAATTAAATGTTGCCGAGGCTGCCATGCTGGCCGGGTTGCCAAAGGCCCCCTCGTCCTACAATCCGGTTGCCAATTTCAAACGCGCTACATTACGCCAACAATATGTATTAAGGCGCATGCGCGAGTTGCATTTCATCACCGACGAACAGTACAACGCTGCCCTTACCACCCAGCTTGTCATCAAGCGCATGGTCCAGGATTTCCCGGTTCATGCTGACTATGTGGCCGAATCCGTACGGCAAATGATGTTCGACCGTTACAAGGATGCCGCGTACACCGCCGGATTCAAGGTTTACACGACGCTCGACAGCAAGAACCAGACAGCCGCGTATCTCGCACTACGAAAAGGCCTCAATGATTACGATCTTCGTCATGGTTATCGGGGCCCTGAAGGCTTTATAGACCCAGAACTTTTCAATGCTGGTAATGAAGAAGCTTTGGATGACGCAACGGCTGACATCAAGGATTCAGATGAGCAACTGGCTGCCGTAGTACAAACCGCATCGCCCAAAAGCGTGAAGGCCTGGCTCAAGGGTGGCGAAGTGATCACCATTGAGGGCGACGGGCTTAAATTCGCCCGCTTTGCGCTGACCGACAAAGCCAATCCGACCGCGCGCATCCGCCCTGGCGCCATTATCCGAGTGGTCAAGCAAGACGATAACTGGGTAATCTCGCAGCTACCGCAGGTTGAAGGCGCACTGGTGTCGCTCGACAGCCAGAATGGCGCGGTCAAGGCGCTGGTTGGCGGGTATGACTTCAACCGTAACAACTTCAATCATGTCACCCAGGCCTGGCGCCAGCCGGGCTCCAGCTTCAAACCCTTTGTCTATTCTGCCGCGCTGGAAAAAGGCGTCACCCCGGCCACGCTGATCAACGATGCCCCCATTGTGATCAATCCGGACCAGGTCGGCGGCCAGAAGTGGGAGCCCAAGAACTACGACGGTAAATACGAAGGCATGATGACGGTGCGCAATGCACTGACCCACTCCAAAAACCTGGTGTCGATCCGCATTCTGCAATCCATCACGCCGCAGTACGCGCAGCAGTTCGATACCCGCTTTGGCTTCACGCCCCAGCAAAATCCGGCCTATCTGACCATGGCGCTGGGCGCAGGCAGTGTCACCCCGCTGCAGCTGGCAGAAGGGTATTCGGTGTTCTCCAATACCGGTTATCGCGTTTATTCATGGTATGTCGACAAAATTGTCGACGCGCGCGGTAACCTGGTGGCACAGACCGCGCCGCAAGTCGCCGGACAGAACGCCAAACGCACGCTGGAGGCCCGCAATGCGTTCGTCATGACCAGCATGATGCAGGACGTGGTCCGCTATGGCACAGGCAGCAAGGCACGCGTGCTGGGCCGCATGGATCTGGCGGGCAAGACGGGGACCACCAACGATACGCATGACGCCTGGTTTGCCGGTTTTACGCCGGGCATCGTCACCGTGGCAT is a window of Silvimonas iriomotensis DNA encoding:
- a CDS encoding type 4a pilus biogenesis protein PilO, translated to MTLDELRNLDPKDMGNWPRAAQIGLVVVLVVVVLVAGYFLLWSDQMDQLAAGQQQEEALKTQYLDKAQKAANLEAYKQQLKEIQDSFGVLLRQLPTKSEMETLLTEINQAGVGRGLQFDLFRPQAETKTAEFAEMPIDIRITGSYHDLSAFVSDVAQLSRIVTLTNIELSVPRSPDSLSMAAVVKTYRALDDSEQQQVRQAEADAKKRTR
- a CDS encoding PilN domain-containing protein, whose translation is MIRINLLPHREEARKARHNRYMAMLGIAFAAAAAVVALGYFYYQSRIDTQNERNQFLAQENAKLDQQIAEIDKLKQEKQQLLDRKKVVERLQANRSEDVKMLDQLTRQTPEGIYLKYVKQNDMTLNLNGYAQSNARVSTYMRNLADSPVFEQPTLIEVKAAQVGNQRLSEFTLTVRLARPKDDASAPAAARSPASAPGGAK
- a CDS encoding pilus assembly protein PilM — encoded protein: MLNLDFLKPKAPPLIGVDISSSAVKMVELGQTGRNYSLERYVIEPLPKDAVTDGNIANMEAVGEAVRRAWKQMGTRLKNVAIALPAASVITKKILVPGDLSERDLETQVETEANQYIPFSLDEVNLDFQVLGAAPNVPEENEVLIAAAKKEKVEERVAAIELAGLKALVVDVESYATQAAFELMRPQLPNNGDNQIVAVVDIGATAMHMNIFKDGQSIYSRDQAYAGNQLTQEIQRKFNMSSEEAETSKKQGGLPENYEPEVLQPFMDTMALEISRSLQFFYTSSNYNTVDHILLAGGCSAIHGLDDAVSSRTQVTSTMRANPFYGMATGKVRGKQIQLDAPSLLIACGLAMRRFDPT
- a CDS encoding penicillin-binding protein 1A; protein product: MTKRILLICLGIFSGLILFAVGLVFFAVLLTYPRLPSLEALTEYHPKIPLRVYTADQVLIGEFGEERRAFVPIDQVPLIMKQALLAAEDERFYQHGGVDYMGVARAMLGNMIPGHVQSGASTITMQVARNFYLSNEKTLTRKFNEALLAFKIEHNLSKDQILELYLNQIYLGQRAYGFASAAQTYFGKDLKQLNVAEAAMLAGLPKAPSSYNPVANFKRATLRQQYVLRRMRELHFITDEQYNAALTTQLVIKRMVQDFPVHADYVAESVRQMMFDRYKDAAYTAGFKVYTTLDSKNQTAAYLALRKGLNDYDLRHGYRGPEGFIDPELFNAGNEEALDDATADIKDSDEQLAAVVQTASPKSVKAWLKGGEVITIEGDGLKFARFALTDKANPTARIRPGAIIRVVKQDDNWVISQLPQVEGALVSLDSQNGAVKALVGGYDFNRNNFNHVTQAWRQPGSSFKPFVYSAALEKGVTPATLINDAPIVINPDQVGGQKWEPKNYDGKYEGMMTVRNALTHSKNLVSIRILQSITPQYAQQFDTRFGFTPQQNPAYLTMALGAGSVTPLQLAEGYSVFSNTGYRVYSWYVDKIVDARGNLVAQTAPQVAGQNAKRTLEARNAFVMTSMMQDVVRYGTGSKARVLGRMDLAGKTGTTNDTHDAWFAGFTPGIVTVAWVGFDQPRSLGGSETGGAAALPIWINYMGKALADVPERQYPVPDGVVAQTIQTEKGDRTEYFFAEYTQTNPELGLGSGSVASQPLDEIKDLLF